The proteins below are encoded in one region of Saccopteryx leptura isolate mSacLep1 chromosome 1, mSacLep1_pri_phased_curated, whole genome shotgun sequence:
- the NRTN gene encoding neurturin, with product MQRWKAAALASVLCSSVLSIWMCRNGLLLSHHLGPALAPLRRPPRTLDTRITRLAQYRALLQGVPDAVELSELTPWAERFPSSRRREGSRRRRARARSGTRPCGLRELEVRVSELGLGYTSDETVLFRYCAGVCEAAVRVYDLGLRRLRQRRRVRRERVRAQPCCRPTAYEDEVSFLDTYSRYHTVHELSARECACV from the exons ATGCAGCGCTGGAAGGCAGCGGCCTTGGCCTCGGTTCTCTGCAGCTCTGTGCTCTCCATCTGGATGTGTCGGAACGGCTTGCTCCTCAGCCACCACCTTGGACCCGCATTAGCCCCGCTCCGCCGACCACCTCGCACCCTGGACACCCGGATCACTCGCCTGGCCCAGT ACCGTGCACTGCTGCAGGGCGTCCCGGACGCTGTGGAGCTGAGCGAGCTGACGCCCTGGGCCGAGCGGTTCCCGAGTTCGCGCCGTCGGGAGGGGTCCCGGCGGCGGCGGGCGCGCGCGCGGTCGGGAACGCGGCCGTGCGGGCTGCGCGAGCTCGAGGTGCGCGTGAGCGAGCTGGGCCTGGGCTACACGTCGGACGAGACGGTGTTGTTCCGCTACTGCGCAGGCGTATGTGAGGCGGCCGTGCGTGTCTATGACCTGGGCCTGCGGCGCCTGCGCCAGCGGCGGCGCGTGCGGCGGGAGAGGGTACGTGCGCAGCCGTGCTGCCGCCCGACGGCCTACGAGGACGAAGTGTCATTCCTGGACACGTACAGCCGCTATCACACGGTGCACGAGCTTTCGGCGCGCGAGTGCGCCTGCGTGTGA